The following proteins come from a genomic window of Nostoc sp. TCL26-01:
- a CDS encoding YARHG domain-containing protein produces the protein MTTQLLNDRYQVIRTLGAGGFGETYLAEDTYMPSQRRCVVKQLRPIQNNPQIYQLVQERFQREAAILEELGGTTDQIPVLYAYFTTTGQFYLVQEWIEGDTLTAKLRQQGLFSESAVQELLVSLLPVLEYVHSKHIVHRDIKPDNIILRHRDGKPVLIDFGAVRESMGTVVNSHGLPTSSIVIGTPGYMPSEQAAGRPVYSSDLYSLGLTAIYLLTGRQPQELATDPQMGEIMWREYASHISPVMASVIDRAIAYHPRDRYPTARAMLDALQGTTNPIPPTQPYSPPSPVSTPPTPTVPVAPKATVTSNNQKGILFGSLIAGGLVGASIIFASVFRQEQKITPEVTSSITPTPIVSQPPVTPPVVTSSTQPTSISKSVVISPTQPTNISKSVDVNPTNNDDNYVWLSERPVTDADLENKDGLQLDIMRNTIFARHGRRFDTPGLQDYFNNQPWYNPTYSPKTFPTKLLSKLEQRNVDYIAKYQERYNLRYFKK, from the coding sequence ATGACAACACAGCTGTTAAACGATCGCTATCAAGTTATTCGGACATTAGGCGCTGGTGGGTTTGGTGAAACTTATCTCGCTGAAGATACTTATATGCCCTCCCAGCGCCGATGTGTGGTAAAACAGCTACGACCAATTCAAAATAACCCCCAAATCTACCAGCTAGTACAAGAAAGGTTTCAAAGAGAAGCCGCAATTTTAGAAGAACTGGGGGGAACGACCGACCAAATCCCTGTACTCTATGCTTACTTTACGACAACCGGGCAATTTTATTTAGTCCAGGAGTGGATAGAAGGGGATACACTGACAGCAAAACTGCGACAGCAGGGGTTATTCAGTGAAAGCGCTGTCCAGGAACTTTTGGTGAGTTTGTTACCAGTTTTGGAATACGTTCATTCCAAACACATCGTTCACCGCGATATCAAACCGGATAACATTATTCTGCGTCATCGTGATGGTAAACCTGTGTTGATTGATTTTGGTGCGGTGCGGGAATCGATGGGAACAGTGGTAAACTCCCATGGGTTACCTACCAGTTCCATTGTTATTGGCACACCTGGATATATGCCCAGCGAACAAGCCGCAGGTAGACCAGTTTATTCTAGTGATTTATATAGTTTAGGTTTGACAGCTATATATTTATTAACTGGTAGACAGCCACAAGAATTAGCAACAGATCCTCAGATGGGTGAGATTATGTGGCGAGAGTATGCCAGTCATATTAGTCCCGTGATGGCTAGTGTAATTGATCGGGCGATCGCTTATCATCCACGCGATCGCTACCCGACAGCTAGAGCTATGTTAGACGCTTTGCAAGGCACTACCAATCCCATTCCACCCACACAACCATACTCTCCCCCATCGCCTGTATCTACACCACCGACACCCACTGTTCCTGTAGCACCCAAGGCGACAGTTACCAGTAATAATCAAAAAGGTATTCTCTTTGGGAGTTTAATTGCTGGAGGATTAGTTGGTGCATCTATAATTTTTGCTTCGGTATTTAGACAAGAACAAAAGATTACACCCGAAGTCACATCATCAATCACACCCACCCCCATTGTTTCCCAACCTCCCGTTACACCACCAGTAGTTACATCTTCTACACAACCGACAAGCATTTCAAAATCAGTAGTGATATCCCCCACACAACCCACGAATATATCAAAATCAGTAGATGTCAACCCAACCAACAACGACGACAATTATGTTTGGCTATCTGAAAGACCTGTAACTGATGCAGATTTGGAAAATAAAGATGGCTTGCAACTAGATATTATGCGAAATACCATTTTCGCTCGTCATGGTCGCCGTTTTGACACTCCTGGTTTACAAGATTATTTTAATAATCAACCTTGGTATAATCCTACATATTCACCCAAGACATTTCCGACAAAATTACTTTCCAAATTAGAGCAACGCAATGTAGATTATATTGCAAAATACCAAGAACGTTATAATTTGAGATACTTTAAGAAATGA